In Streptomyces sannanensis, the DNA window CGAAGAAGGACGCGCTCGGCACTGCCGGCACCGACCCGGACGGCATCCTCCAGGAGGCCATTCGCGCGGTGAAGGCCGAGGTCGGCGACGATCTCGTCATCATGTCCGACCTGTGCCTGGACGAGTACACCGACCACGGCCACTGCGGTGTGCTGGACGAGTCCGGCCGTGTGGACAACGACGCCACCCTGGAGCGCTATGCCGAGATGGCCCAGGTCCAGGCCGACGCGGGCGTCCATGTGGTCGGCCCGTCCGGGATGATGGACGGCCAGGTCGGTGTCATCCGTGACGCGCTGGACACCATCGGCAAGGAGGACGTGTCGATCCTCGCCTACACCGCGAAGTACTCCTCCGCTTTCTACGGCCCCTTCCGCGAGGCCGTCGCGTCGTCCCTGAAGGGCGACCGCAAGTCCTACCAGCAGGACCCGGCCAACGTCCGCGAGTCCCTGCGCGAGCTCGCCCTCGACCTGGCGGAGGGCGCCGACATGGTCATGGTCAAGCCCGCCCTCCCGTACCTGGACATCCTGGCCCGCGTCGCGGACGAGGTGGACGTCCCGGTCGCGGCGTACCAGATCAGCGGCGAGTACGCGATGATCGAGGCCGCCGCGGAGAAGGGCTGGATCGACCGCGACGCGGCGATCATGGAGACCCTGACGGGCATCAAGCGCGCCGGTGCGAACATGATCCTGACGTACTGGGCGACGGAGGTCGCGCAGAAGCTGTCCTGAGGCCGAGGGCTCGCATCAGCGGGCCGCGCTCGCGCGGCCCGCGCTGTTCCGGCGCCGGGGCCTGTGTGGCAATGCTCACAGAGAAATTTCGAAACTCAGAGCAACTGCCCTTGTTCGTCCGCTATTTCACGTTCGGAGTGAGGCGTTCCGTTTTCCGGCGGCCATACGATCGCCGGATATGAAGATCCGTCACGTAGTCGCTACTGCCGTTGCCGCGGCCGTCGCCACGCCCGCGGTCCTGCTTGCCGCCACCCCTGCGGTAGCCGAGCCCAAGCCGGTGCCCGTGGTGCAGGCGGAGCGGAAGCCCTCGATCGCTGAACTCGAAAAGGCCGTCGCCGAGGCGAAGAAGGCCTACGAAGCCGCTGTCGCGGCCGAGTCCGCCGCACGCAAGGCCGCGGACGAGGCGCGCTCGGACACCGCCCCGCTCGCCGTTGCGGCAGCCGCCGCGCGCAAGGAGGCGGAGGCGGCAGCCACCGCCAAGGACACCGCCGACAAGGCGCTCGCCGACGCCAAGGCGGCGCTCGCAGCCCTGGACGTGAACGCCACGCCCGAGCAGAAGACCGCCGCCGAACAGGCCGTCGCCGACGCCGAGAAGGACGTCACGACGACCACGGACGCCAAGGCCGCCGCCGACACCAAACTGCGGGAGGCCGACAAGGCCGTGGCCGACGCCAAAGATGCCGCCGACCGGAAGCTGAACGAGGCCACTCGGACGAAGAACGAGGCGCTCGCAGCCCTGCAGGCTGCCGAGCAGGCCCTCGCCGACGCCAAGGAGGGCGACACGGGAGGCGGTGACATCTTCATCGAGGAGCCCCGGCTGACCTCCGAGATCGTCGACCTGCCGTCGGGGATCATCGCCGGGACATCGGTCGAGTTCACGCTGCGCCTGACCAACGGCACCGAGAAGACCATGGACGACGTTCGTGGAACCCTTCGTCTGTCCGCCACCGACAAGAGCAGCAGGAACGACCTCCATACGCTGCTCAAACTCCAGTACTCCACCCCCAAGCACCCGAAGTGGGGCGACACCGAGACCGACGTCGCCATCGGCGGCCTCGGCCCGGTGAAGCCCGGCGGGCATGCCGACATCAAGTTCCGGCTCACCGTCGATGCCAAGGCCCCAGCCGCCGATGGCGTCGCCTCCGTCACCGGTGACTTCCAGAACAACGACGGGTCCTTCGGCGGGAATGGGCGCTACAAGGACTTCACCTTCGGCATCACGCCGGCGAGCGGCAAGCCCGACACGTCCGGCACGTCCGGCACGTCCGGCACCGAGCCGCAGGGCAGCAAGTCGCCCCAGCCGGTGAACGCCACCCTCGCCGCGACCGGCTCGTCCTCCGTCATGCCGCAGATCGCCCTCGCGGGCGGCTTCGCGATGGTGCTGGGCGCCGGTGCGGTGTACGTGGCACGGCGCCGCGGCTCGGGCGCCTGAGACGGGTCCTGCTCTCAGACGGCGGCGCGGCGTACGCGGCGAACGCCGACCAGGCGGCCGGCGCCAGCACGAGGTGCCGGCCCGATGGAACGGTCCAGCAGGTCCTGGACCTTCGGGGCAAGCGTCATGGCGTTGCTCCTCCTGTCGGCGTCCCGCTCGAAGTACGAGCACGACGGCCCCGGCATTGTGTGCCGGGGCCGTCGTCACAGGGGGCGCGTAGGAGCGCGTCAGAGGCGCTCGGGCGTCCGGATGCCCAGCAGGGCCATGCCCCGGTGGAGCGTGCGGGCCGTGAGGTCGCACAGGAAGAGGCGGTTCTCGACCTGCTCGGCGGTGTCGGCCTTGATGACCGGGCACTGGTCGTAGAACGTCGTGAAGTGCGACGACAGCTGGTACAGGTACGCGGCCAGCTTGTGCGGCTCGTACGAGGCGGCGACCTCGTTCAGCGTCTCGCCGAACTGGTCCAGGTGCAGGCCCAGCGCGCGCTCCGCGGCCGCCAGCTCCAGCTCCGGGTGCGCGGCGGGCTTGGCGTCGCCGGCCTTGCGGATGATGGAGCGGATACGGGCGTAGGCGTACTGGAGGTACACGGAGGTGTCGCCGTTGAGGGACACCATCTGGTCCAGGTCGAACTTGTAGTCGCGGGACGCCGAGGTCGACAGGTCCGCGTACTTCACCGCGCCGATGCCGACGTACGCGCCGTTCTCGGTGATCTCCTGCTCGGTGAGGCCCACCTTCTCGGCCTTCTCGCGCACGACGCCCGTCGCCCGCTCGATCGCCTCGTCGAGCAGGTCCACCAGCCGGACCGTCTCGCCCTCACGGGTCTTGAACGGCTTGCCGTCCTTGCCGAGGACCGTGCCGAAGGCGAGCTGGACGGCCTTGGTGTCGCCGTTCAGCCAGCCGGCCCGGCGGGCCGTCTCGAAGACCATCTTGAAGTGCAGGGACTGGCGGGCGTCCACCACATACAGCAGGGTGCTCGCGCCGAGGTTCTGGACGCGGTCGCGGATCGCGGAGAGGTCGGTCGCCGCGTAGCCGTAGCCGCCGTCGGACTTCTGGACGATCAGCGGGACCGGGTTGCCGTCCGGGCCCTTGACGTCGTCGAAGAAGACGCAGAGCGCGCCCTCGGAGCGCACGGCGACACCGGACTCCTCCAGCAGGCGGCAGGTCTCGGCGAGCATGTCGTTGTAGCCGGACTCGCCGACGACGTCCTCGTCCTGGATGTCCATGTCGAGCTTGTTGAAGACCGAGTAGAAGTAGATCTTCGACTCGTCGACGAACCGCTGCCACATCGTGAGGGTCTGCTCGTCGCCGGCCTGGAGGTCGACCACCCGGCGGCGGGCCCGGTCCTTGAACTCCTCGTCGGAGTCGAAGAGCGCGCGCGAGGCCTTGTAGAGCCGGTTCAGGTTGGACATGGCCTCTTCGCCGGAGACGGCGGCCCCGTCCTTGTGGTCCAGCTCGTGCGGGTGCTCGATCAGGTACTGGATGAGCATGCCGAACTGGGTGCCCCAGTCGCCGATGTGGTGGCGGCGGACCACCTTTTCGCCGGTGAACTCCAGGATCTCGACCATTGCGGCGCCGATCACGGCGGAGCGGAGGTGGCCGACGTGCATCTCCTTGGCCACGTTCGGCTGGGCGTAGTCGATCACCGTGGTGCCGGGGTTCTCGGCGTACGGCACGCCGAGCCGGTCGTCCGCGGCGCGCGCGGCGAGGGTCTTCACGATCGCCTCGTCGGTGATCGTGATGTTGAGGAAGCCGGGGCCCGAGACCTCGATCTCCTTGATCAGCTCATTGGCCGGCAGAGCCTCGACGACCGTGGTCGCCAGCTCACGCGGGTTGCCCTTGAGCTGCTTGGCCAGCGCCAGGATGCCGTTGGCCTGGAAGTCGGCCCGGTCGCTTCGTCGCAGCAGCGGGTCCGCGGAGCCGGCCTCCGGCAGGGCTGCCGAGAGGGCGTCCGCGACGCGCTGGTGGACGGTCGAAGCGAGGGAATGGACCGAGGCCATGAGGTGCCGTTCCTGTCGATGGAGACTTGGATGTACGTACAGGTGTCAAGTATTCCATGGCGCCCCGGGCCCGATCTCGCGAGAATCGGGCGAGCCCAGGAGGAGACCATTCCGTCTGGGACAATGGCTAACGCCAGCTTTCGAGATTCCGAGCAATCAAGGACGTGCCGATCGTGGCTCAGAGCAGCACCGAGACCGACTGGGTCTCCCGTTTCGCGGACGAGGTCATCGCCGAGGCGGAGCGACGTGCGCCTGGGAAACCTGTCGTCGTCGCGTCCGGCCTTTCCCCGTCCGGTCCGATCCACCTGGGCAACCTGCGCGAGGTCATGACCCCGCACCTGGTCGCGGACGAGATCCGCCGCCGTGGGTACCAGGTCCGTCACCTGATCTCCTGGGACGACTACGACCGCTACCGCAAGGTGCCGGCCGGCGTCCCCGGTACGGACGAGTCGTGGGCCGAGCACATCGGCAAGCCGCTGACCTCCGTGCCCGCCCCGGCCGGGTCGGCGTACCCGAACTGGGCCGAGCACTTCAAGGCGGCCATGACCGAGTCGCTCGCCGAGCTGGGTGTCGAGTACGACGGCATCAGCCAGACCGAGCAGTACACCGCCGGCGCCTACCGCGAGCAGATCCTGCACGCGATGAAGCACCGGAACGAGATCGACGCGATCCTCGACCAGTACCGGACCAAGCAGAAGCCGGGCAAGAAGTCGCAGAAGCCGCTCGACGAGGCCGAGCTGGAGGCCGAGGAGGGCTCCGGCGCGGCGACGGAGGACGACGGCAGCGGCGGCGGCGCGGGCTACTACCCGTACAAGCCGTACTGCACCGTCTGCAACAAGGACCTCACCACCGTCACGGCGTACGACGACGAGACGACCGAGCTGACCTACAACTGCACCGCATGCGGCCACTCGGAGACCGTCCGGCTGACCGAGTTCAACCGCGGCAAGCTGGTCTGGAAGGTCGACTGGCCGATGCGCTGGGCCTACGAGGGCGTGATCTTCGAGCCGTCCGGCGTCGACCACTCCTCGCCCGGTTCCTCCTTCCAGGTCGGTGGGCAGATCGTGGGCATCTTCGGCGGCAAGCAGCCGATCGGCCCCATGTACGCCTTCGTCGGCATCAGCGGCATGGCCAAGATGTCCTCCTCGAAGGGCGGCGTGCCGACCCCGGCCGACGCGCTGAAGATCATGGAGCCGCAGCTCCTGCGCTGGCTCTACGCCCGCCGCAAGCCCAACCAGTCCTTCAAGATCGCCTTCGATCAGGAGATCCAGCGTCTCTACGACGAGTGGGACTCCCTGGAGCGCAAGGTCGGCGAGGGCACCGTGCTGCCCGCCGACGCCGCCGCGTACTCGCGGGCCGCCCGCACCGCCGCCGGTGAGCTGCCGCGCACCCCGCGCCCGCTGTCGTACCGCACGCTCGCCTCGGTCGTCGACATCACCGCCGGCCACGACGAGCAGACCCTGCGCATCCTCAGCGAGCTCGACCCGGCCAACCCGCTCTCCTCGCTCGACGAGGCCCGGCCGCGGCTCGACCGCGCCGAGAACTGGATCACCACCCAGGTCCCGGCCGAACAGCGCACTCTTGTCCGCGACGAGCCCGACCTCGAGCTCCTGGGCTCGCTCGACGACTCCGGCAAGGAGTCGCTGCGGCTCCTCCTGGAGGGACTGGACACTCACTGGTCCCTCGACGGGCTCACCACGCTCGTCTACGGCGTGCCGAAGGTGATGGCCGGCCTGGAGCCGGACGCCAAGCCCACGCCGGAGCTGAAGGTCGCGCAGCGTTCGTTCTTTGCGCTGCTCTACCGGCTCCTGGTCAGCCGTGAGACCGGCCCGCGACTGCCCACGCTGCTGCTCGCGGTCGGCGCGGACCGGGTGCGCAAGCTGCTCGGTTCGTAACGGCGTACGGACGCTCGGAGGGCCGGTACCCGGAATCCCGGGTACCGGCCCTCCGTCGTTCTCACGCAGGCGTTCAGTACGTGAAGGCGATGCCATGAGTGGCCGCGATTCCCCCGGAAGGGTGGCCGCCGAGCACCGTGAGCGGGGTGTCGGACACGTTCTGGATCTTCAGCGACAACAGCAGCCGGGGGCACCCGCCGAGCAGGGACGTGTCCAGGTAGAGGGTGTTCATCGCGCCGCGGTGCTGCCTGTCGCGTGTCCACTTCGCCAGGGGGCTGTTGAACGGTCCGCCGCAGGGCGCCCCCGCGCTCGTCTGCGGCTGTGCCTCGATCCACGTATGGGCCATGGAGGCGCCCGTCAGCCTCGCGTCCAGGACGATGGCGATGCGGTGGGCGCCGGAGGGCGTGTAGACGTGTTCGAGAGTGGTCGCCGTTCCGCCGGCCGCGACGACCTGCCGACCCGTCGCCGGCAGCGTCCAGCGCGCCGAGCCGGAGTAGACCTTCCGGGCCAGTTCGGTGCCCGCGGAGACACGGCACCTGTACGACCCGGTCGTCGGGGCCGTGAACATCCACCGCACATACGCGCCCGCCTCCTCCCCCGCGGGGAGGGCGGTTCCATCGGCGTACCGGCAGTGGACCGCGAGTCTGTCGTCCGCCTTCTGATCGGAAGTCACCGGCACGTTACGGGTCCACAGATACGACTGCTGGCCCGCTGTGGCGTCGAAGACGATGTCCGTCGCCGAGGCGGGTGCGGCTGCAGCCACCTCTCCGGACACCAGCCCCCATATGGAGAGAAAGGTCGCCACTCTTAGCCGGAAACGCATCGAATCGCCCTTCGACAGCCCACAGTTGATCATGCGGAGACTGTCAGGCGATCTGCTCCGGGTCCAGTTGCTCCGACTCGTACTGCTCACGCAGACCGGCCAGATACGGGCGCAGCGTGCTCTCGCTCACCGGACCGCCGGTCTCGCCGGTGATTCCGTAGTGGTCCATCAGGTAGAGACCGAACTTGCGGGCGTTGGGGTACGCGCCGTGTTCGCTGACGTACTTGTGGAAGGCCGCGATGTACGCGTCGTCCAGGGAGACCCCCTCCGGCAGGACCGCCGCGGACACGGTCTCCGGCTCGGGCTCCGGCTCGGGCTCCGGATCCGCCGCGGCCTTCGGGTGCGGCTGCGGGTACTTCTGCGCCTCCGGCTCCGCGTTGCGCTGCCGCGGGACACCGCCCAGCGGCCGGCTGCGGCCGGGTCCGGAGGGGACCATCACCCGAGCGGTCTCGACGTCCTCGGCGTACGCCGGGTCGTACGAACCCCGGTACTCCGCCTGCCCGACCGCGGGCGCCGCGAACCACGGGCTCTCGTGCGGGACCGGGCCTTGAGCAGGCATCGGGACCGGGCCTTGAGCAGGCATCGGGACCGGGCCCGGCTCGGGGGCC includes these proteins:
- the hemB gene encoding porphobilinogen synthase; the protein is MTVYGSFPGARPRRLRVNPAMRRMVAETRLHPAELILPAFVKEGISEPVAISAMPGVVQHTMDTLRKAAVEAASAGVSGIMLFGVPEDAKKDALGTAGTDPDGILQEAIRAVKAEVGDDLVIMSDLCLDEYTDHGHCGVLDESGRVDNDATLERYAEMAQVQADAGVHVVGPSGMMDGQVGVIRDALDTIGKEDVSILAYTAKYSSAFYGPFREAVASSLKGDRKSYQQDPANVRESLRELALDLAEGADMVMVKPALPYLDILARVADEVDVPVAAYQISGEYAMIEAAAEKGWIDRDAAIMETLTGIKRAGANMILTYWATEVAQKLS
- a CDS encoding peptidase yields the protein MKIRHVVATAVAAAVATPAVLLAATPAVAEPKPVPVVQAERKPSIAELEKAVAEAKKAYEAAVAAESAARKAADEARSDTAPLAVAAAAARKEAEAAATAKDTADKALADAKAALAALDVNATPEQKTAAEQAVADAEKDVTTTTDAKAAADTKLREADKAVADAKDAADRKLNEATRTKNEALAALQAAEQALADAKEGDTGGGDIFIEEPRLTSEIVDLPSGIIAGTSVEFTLRLTNGTEKTMDDVRGTLRLSATDKSSRNDLHTLLKLQYSTPKHPKWGDTETDVAIGGLGPVKPGGHADIKFRLTVDAKAPAADGVASVTGDFQNNDGSFGGNGRYKDFTFGITPASGKPDTSGTSGTSGTEPQGSKSPQPVNATLAATGSSSVMPQIALAGGFAMVLGAGAVYVARRRGSGA
- the argS gene encoding arginine--tRNA ligase produces the protein MASVHSLASTVHQRVADALSAALPEAGSADPLLRRSDRADFQANGILALAKQLKGNPRELATTVVEALPANELIKEIEVSGPGFLNITITDEAIVKTLAARAADDRLGVPYAENPGTTVIDYAQPNVAKEMHVGHLRSAVIGAAMVEILEFTGEKVVRRHHIGDWGTQFGMLIQYLIEHPHELDHKDGAAVSGEEAMSNLNRLYKASRALFDSDEEFKDRARRRVVDLQAGDEQTLTMWQRFVDESKIYFYSVFNKLDMDIQDEDVVGESGYNDMLAETCRLLEESGVAVRSEGALCVFFDDVKGPDGNPVPLIVQKSDGGYGYAATDLSAIRDRVQNLGASTLLYVVDARQSLHFKMVFETARRAGWLNGDTKAVQLAFGTVLGKDGKPFKTREGETVRLVDLLDEAIERATGVVREKAEKVGLTEQEITENGAYVGIGAVKYADLSTSASRDYKFDLDQMVSLNGDTSVYLQYAYARIRSIIRKAGDAKPAAHPELELAAAERALGLHLDQFGETLNEVAASYEPHKLAAYLYQLSSHFTTFYDQCPVIKADTAEQVENRLFLCDLTARTLHRGMALLGIRTPERL
- the lysS gene encoding lysine--tRNA ligase — encoded protein: MPIVAQSSTETDWVSRFADEVIAEAERRAPGKPVVVASGLSPSGPIHLGNLREVMTPHLVADEIRRRGYQVRHLISWDDYDRYRKVPAGVPGTDESWAEHIGKPLTSVPAPAGSAYPNWAEHFKAAMTESLAELGVEYDGISQTEQYTAGAYREQILHAMKHRNEIDAILDQYRTKQKPGKKSQKPLDEAELEAEEGSGAATEDDGSGGGAGYYPYKPYCTVCNKDLTTVTAYDDETTELTYNCTACGHSETVRLTEFNRGKLVWKVDWPMRWAYEGVIFEPSGVDHSSPGSSFQVGGQIVGIFGGKQPIGPMYAFVGISGMAKMSSSKGGVPTPADALKIMEPQLLRWLYARRKPNQSFKIAFDQEIQRLYDEWDSLERKVGEGTVLPADAAAYSRAARTAAGELPRTPRPLSYRTLASVVDITAGHDEQTLRILSELDPANPLSSLDEARPRLDRAENWITTQVPAEQRTLVRDEPDLELLGSLDDSGKESLRLLLEGLDTHWSLDGLTTLVYGVPKVMAGLEPDAKPTPELKVAQRSFFALLYRLLVSRETGPRLPTLLLAVGADRVRKLLGS